In a single window of the Streptomyces sp. 846.5 genome:
- a CDS encoding GNAT family N-acetyltransferase, with product MSTTTDLRRTADFRTSFARRQAALLTGFPGGFVVQDPEFAGSHEHNQIYVDGPVDPAELPALADAALAPLPHRRITVLDDELGRACVPVLEAAGYTHEQELVMARPGVVAEPGLPLAETVSLGELRPAVARQTRAWLPKAEQSMIDHLVERRTARLRGADEVRFLAVRDDEHAVAASADVYLDRNQGIGQIEEVVTVEDRTHRGYAGTLLRTALHLAADCPLFFLVADAEDWPRHWYARLGFRELGLTHSFSATLD from the coding sequence ATGTCGACGACAACTGACCTCCGCCGCACAGCCGACTTCAGGACGTCCTTCGCCCGGCGGCAGGCCGCCCTGCTGACCGGGTTTCCGGGCGGATTCGTGGTCCAGGACCCGGAGTTCGCCGGATCGCACGAGCACAACCAGATCTATGTGGACGGCCCCGTCGACCCGGCCGAGCTGCCGGCCCTCGCCGACGCGGCGCTCGCCCCGTTGCCGCACCGCCGTATCACCGTGCTCGACGACGAGTTGGGGCGGGCCTGCGTCCCGGTGCTGGAGGCGGCCGGCTACACGCATGAGCAGGAGCTGGTCATGGCCCGTCCCGGCGTGGTCGCCGAGCCCGGGCTGCCGCTGGCGGAGACGGTGTCCCTCGGCGAGCTGCGGCCGGCCGTGGCCCGGCAGACCCGGGCCTGGCTGCCCAAGGCCGAACAGTCCATGATCGACCACCTGGTCGAGCGCCGCACCGCCCGGCTGCGCGGCGCCGACGAGGTCCGCTTCCTGGCCGTCCGCGACGACGAGCACGCGGTGGCGGCCTCGGCCGACGTCTACCTGGACCGGAACCAGGGGATCGGCCAGATCGAGGAGGTCGTCACCGTCGAGGACCGCACCCATCGCGGCTACGCGGGCACGCTGCTGCGCACCGCCCTGCACCTGGCCGCCGACTGCCCGCTGTTCTTCCTGGTCGCCGACGCCGAGGACTGGCCCCGCCACTGGTACGCCCGGCTGGGCTTCCGGGAGTTGGGGCTCACCCACAGCTTCAGCGCCACCCTCGACTGA